The Leptodactylus fuscus isolate aLepFus1 chromosome 1, aLepFus1.hap2, whole genome shotgun sequence nucleotide sequence cgaTCACTTAAAACAacacaaatatataaaacattttttttttgtatggctaTAAATGACTCCAAAGTCCAGATGATAAAAGTGGGTACATATATActacataaaaacaaacaattataCATTGGGTttgtatttgatttttttttttaatgtagagctcacaacgtacattttttttccctaccagtatgtctttttggaatatgggatggaaatccatgcaaacacagggagaacattcaaactccttgcagatgttttttttccccctggtagaatttgaaccgaggactccaacgctgcaaggctgtagtgctaaccgctgcgccactgTGTGGCCCATGGATTTGGTTTTGATAAGAGGCATAACAAAATAGTTTTCCATCCCCTTGGTAAATTTGGTATGAAGTCTATACAGTAACTAATAAATATATAGATTAAGTTGAATTCTTCCCAAGTGTCATATAAATGTCACATTCTGAATCACATAAGATAGCTAGATAACTCCAATCCACTAGTATCATAACAATTGGTTGAATTATTTGGTATAGAACAACTATCCTAACCCATATTAGTTATTAGTTATTAATATATTATAGAAAAGAgtatacaatgttggccaaaagtattatcacccctgcaattctgtcagataatactcgtgttcttccagaaaatgattgcaatcacaaattctttggtattattatcttcatttattttgtcttcaatggaaaaccacaaaaagaattgtcaaaacgccaaattggatataattccacagcaaacataaaaaagagggtggacaaaagtattggcactgtttaaaaaatcatgtgatgcttctctaatttgtgtaattaacagcacctgttacttacctgaggcacctaacaggtggtggcaataactaaatcacacttgcagccagtagaAATGGatcaaagttgactcaacctctgtcttgtgtccttgtgtgaccacattgagcatggagaaaagaaagaagaccaaagaactgtcggaggacttgagaagcaaaattgtgaggaagcatgagcaatctcaaggctacaagacctgaatgttcctgtgtctatcgtgcgcagtgtcatcaagaagtgtaaagcccatggcactgtggctaacctccctagatgtggacgcaaaagaaaaattgacaagagatttcaccaCAAGATTGTggagatggcggataaagaacctcgactaacatccaaaaaagtccaagctgccctgcagtccgagggtacaacagtgtcaccctgtactatccagcgtctgaatgagaagggactgtatggtaggagacccaggaagaccccacttcttacccagagacataaaaaagccaggctggagtttgccaaaacttacctgagaaagccaaaaccgttctggaagaatgttctctggtcagaggagacaaaagtaggaaaaggcatcgaCATAGAGATTatagggaaaaaagaagctttcaaagagaagaagacgccccctacagtcagacatggcggaggtccctgatgttttggggttgctttgctgcctctggcactggactgcttgaccgtgtgcatggcattatgaagtctgaagacgaccaacacattgtgcagcataatgtagggcccagtgtgagaaagctgggtttcCCGCAGAGGTTTTCTAATTGCAGCTCTTCTGTGGAATCCTGATTTGTGAAGCTTCCTTCGAACAGTTTTTGTAGAAACTGGGTTCTGTACGTGTCTATTGAGCTCTGCAGTGATTTTAGGAGCTGCGGTCTTGCGATCTTCTTCGCTTTAGAGTCCGACGGTCTCTCTCAGACAACTTCGACTTTCAACCAGacctgtgcttggctgaggacgtTTTCCCTTCTGTTTCAAAAGCAATCATTACTTTTGAGACATTACCTCTTGAAACACCAAGCATTCAGGCACTTTCTGTTACACTAGCGCCTGCCATTCCAGCACCAACAATTTGGCCTTTTtgaaagtctgagaggtctgccATTTCTAGAAGGTTATAACCAATTTCCTTAAATTTTAGTTAAAAGAAAAGGTAGTTTCAAAAACATATCAAataacaatttaaaaaaacattaaatatgtCAAGTTTTGATTAATTTGAACATGTTTAAACACTATGATGCCAAAAAGtcgtgtttccatttttttgtccaccacctgtatatacccaaccAAATTGGAATGAGTAGAATCCAACTCTCACATAGCACCTATCATAGGTTTACCATAAGCTGTTGTAATATCACACTGACCAGTATATGGGATAATGCAAGGCTGCTCTAGTCAGATAATTCAATATGTATTTCATGCACCTTCCTAGTTCCGATCTCACTCCAGTCTGTAACATGTCCTTTCTACCTGTTGTTGGAGTAAAAATGGACTGTGTATATTCTCGGGAATTAGATGGGACCATCCTCTGGCCTGTCCTGCCTGGACCCCAGCATCTGCCTGACAATCAAACCTGCGAGACCGTTGCCCTCTCATGGACCAGGTGTGAGCTCTCTATCCTATAAGTCTTCTAAcaacctaaaaaaaaatcaaaatgtttcAAAAATAATGGACATATGGTAAATGTTAACTGTTAAAGGAGATTTCAAGACTAAAAATATGGTTGCATCAATATCATACTCCAAATGTCATACTGTGCAGTTATGGGCACCTGTGAGAAGAGAATTGAGGACACCCACTTGTCCAAGTATATGTTTGTATTACGAACAAGAGAGGAAAAGTCCAACATGGAGTTATAGGACAAGATTTCCAAGAGGGAGTGCAAGAACTGTAGGATAGCCAGGATTGCCGAGCAGTGACTCCTCTTCTGATCCTCCATTATACAAAGGAGAATGTGCAGATCACCCTGAGTCTTGCATAATTCTTCTGGAGGTGGATTTCCTCATCCTTGGAGATTTGAATCTGCGAGGGGAACCCTCCTGATCGGAGCCAATACTGACTATCCTACAGTTCTTGCACTCCATCTTTGACCATGTTCATTTTGCTACTTTCCCATACTTTTGGAAACTGCCTAAAGTTCTGAGCTTGGTATCATCATCATAGTTAGAGACGTTTCCACAACTACAGCTAAGTATATCTCCTTAGCGTTAATAGCATCACTctgtttgaactattttttttatgtagtctgtgagccccatatagggatcacaatgtacattttttttcttctatcagtatgtctttttgtagaatgggaggaaatccatgcaaatacggggagaacatacaaactccttgcagttgttcctggctggattcaaacgcaggattccagcgctgcaaggctgcagtgctaaccactgaaccaccctgTCACCCTATGTGGTCAAACCATTTTTGTTGTCAccttcacacacatacacatgaggCCTTATAGTAACAGTACATTACTATGTCTGCTCATCACGGTCTGACTTAAGACTGGTACATCAAACTCACCACATTATTTTGTACGACCTATGCTTGGCACAGATCTGCTCTTAACTCTCCCGACTCTTTGGCTGAAATTAAACATGTACTGAGTAGCTTTCTGAAGGGAAAGAGCCCCGGCCCAGATGGTTTCCCACTACAGTATTACAAAGTATTCCAATCTGTATTCCATCGATTGCTTCATGCCATTACTTATGCTAGGAAAACCCGCTCTCATCTGGTGCTCTTAGGAGTAGATGCTGAAAAAGCGTTTGCCAGAGTGGATTGGTTGTTCATGAAAGCTACTTTGCAAAAATTCAACTTACCACCTCAATTCATTGATGTGTTTTTTACCCTTTACGACACCCCCACGCTTTCTTGAGAATCCATGGCACTCTTTCATCTAACTTTAATATTTGAAATGGCACCAGACAGGGATGTCCTCTCTCTCCTTCCCTTTTTATTCTCACACTAGAGTCCCTGCCACAGGCAGTTCGGTCGCACTCGGATATAGCAGGTTTCCAGATGAGGCATCACATATTGCATTCGGCTGCATTTGCCAATGATATCCTTTTTCTGGTATCAAACCCGGAACAGGGACTCCCAGCGATAATGGATCTACTTCAAACATATGGAACTATGTCTGGTTATAAAGCTAATCTAGATAAGTCGGAGGTACTAAATGTTACAGTCGCTGATGTCTTGGCTTGCCACCTCTACTCCTTTTAAATGGACATCTAAAACGATCAAATATTTGGGAATTCAACTGTCAGCTGACCCTTCTAGTCTCTACGCTGTAAACTTCCAACCATTGTTAGCGGAAATTTGGATGATGTAACTGTGCCATCAATGAATGCTGTATTCATGGTTTGGAAGGAGAAACCTTTTGCAGACGTATCCACTTCCTAAGATTCTATACCAGCTCCATATGCTGCCTATTAGCCTTCCGCCACTCTTCTTCAAATCAGTAAGGaacattttctcttcttttttctggAGAGGCAAACGCCTAAGACTCTTCCTCAGTCTAGTAATGAGGAAAAAGTTGTCTGGAGGTATAGGTGTCCCTGATATTTTGGATTATTACAAGGTTGTACAACTAAAATATTGGTCGGAACTCACGTCAATTTATCCGTAAACATTTCTAGCTGACTTACCATGGAGTAGGTTTGGGTCGTCTTCCATAGCAGATTTGTGGCTTTATGTTTCTGTGGGCCATCGTTCGAGATCTCTGAAACACGTGCGTGCGAGACGTGGTGAGACTTAAAAGTGAATCTAGCCCCTTCCCCTTTTTCCCTTTGGGGATACTCCCTGACTGTTTAGTGAAATTTGAGTAAGCATGCTCTAACATATGGAACTGTTTACTCTCTCTCATAGGTTGATGGAGGTGCTGGATAGAATGGCCCAAAAGAGTGGTCAAGGGCTAATAAGGTGCGTACTGACCTTACTACTTTTGAACATACACGTTTGGTCTTCCATAAACTATTATCTAAAACTTCTTATGTCCTGGCTACCTTTTCAAtcctctacagcaggggtagggaacgtatggctctccagctgttgcaaaactacaactcccagcatgcatacttgttctgctgttcttggagctcccatggaagtgaatggagcatgatgggagctgtagtttcacagcagctggagagccaaaggttccctacccctactCTACAGAGACAAAAACTAGCCTCTCTCCGCTTGGGAACGCGAACTGGACTTAACTCTTTCGGATGAACAGGCTCAACAAATACTTAGAAACTGCCATGGCTTTTCTCCTTGTGTGTGACTCCAGGAGACACATTATAAGGTGTTAACCAGATGCTGACACACCCCTCAATGGCCCCATAAAATGAACCTGACTGATACTGACTTGTGTTGGAGATGCAAAACTCAGAGTGGATCTCTCTCACATACCTGGTGGTCATGCCCTGTGATTCCCATGTTTTGGGAAGATATCCAGGTGGTGATACGGCAACTGTTCTCTGAGACTTTTGAGATTACCCGGACAATGATTCTACTAGCACTTCCCTCCTCTCAGTACACTCCTTCGAAGTCTAACATTATTTCTCTCCTGCTTTCTGTGGCAAATTCCCCAATCCCATGGAAATGGTTGAATTCAGACCCCCCGACAAAGCTTGAGTGGATAGAAAGTGTAAACCAAATTTCTTGCTTTGAAGAACTATCAAGCTGGAAAAATAGATTCCACGCCAAGTTTGAGAAGATTTGGGTTCCATGGAAGAGTCTGAAGCTGTGAGCCTACGGCACTTGGCAGTCCCCTGGTTCTACTATTATGTGTGTTATTTGTTATTTGaagatcgcttctcggccttatggctaagatcaagtgtagtatctgttcttatcagaatttATTCTGATTCCAGAGAAACCTTGTATCCCACCAGTTCGGGGCCGAGAACGCGAGCCCCTTGTCTACGAGTGATAGAACACTTCGGACGACGAGGAGCAAGAGAGAGCAGCTGAAGAAGCAACTGAGCTAGAACACTGCTGGAGAAGAAGACGACGAAGAAGACGAAGATGGCGACTTCAGGGGACGTCGTGGCAACCACCGCTGCTGCTCCTCAAGAAGACGTCGGACGGAAGACGGCAACCGGAGACGCCAGCCCTGAAGCTCTCCCCGGGCCTGGTGTACCCGGTCTGCGGAAACAGGGACCTCCTTCACTGGAGCCCTGGATGAAGCAGACCGTGGTGCTCAAGCTTAGGGAGGTGGACGGGAGGCTCCCGGACCTGAGCGAGGAGGTCTTCTGCCGGACCATGCCGGCAGACCAGGGCTTCTCCCCCTGCCAGACCCTCAGCGTCCAGAGCTTTGTGACGGGCTTATTCTACGTCACCTTTGCAAGTATGGAGATCTGCCGCCGGTACTGGGAGGCGGTCAAGTCAGCGGCACCGGGCTCCCCCTTCAAGGCCTTCCTGGGCAGCTGCCCTGTCCAGATGGATGAGAGGAGGGTGACGGTGACGATGAGGAACCCGCACACCCCACCCGGAGACATCGCCCGGTTCCTGGCTCGTTTTTGCACAGTGCTGCGGGATCCCACTCGCATCCTGAACAAGACGGGCTACTGGACTGGGAAATGGTCGGTGGTCGTCAAACTGCGAAGGGACGGCGAGGTAAGGCATCTCCCTCAAACATTTTCCTTAGGTAACAGCAGTGGTCTCATCTGGTACCCCGACCTACCGAAGGCCTGCCGGCGCTGCGGAAAGGAGGGCCACCAGGTAAAAGACTGCAAAGCTGACGCCTGCAGGATGTGTCGAGTGGAGGGCCACGCCACAAAGGACTGCCCCACGGCCAAGACCTGCAACCTGTGCGGCATGGCGGACCATGTCTACAAGGCTTGCAAGATGCGCACCCGATCCTGGGCTTCCGTGGCCAAGGAACCCCCCTCCACCGTGGTTTCTGCCGGGGCCAAGGCGGGACCGGCGAAGGCCTCAAAAGCCCCAGCCGGAAACGCCAAGGCCCCAGCGGCTCGGGCCGGTCCCTCCGGGACCCAGGCTAGAGCCCAGGCGGCCACTAAGGAGAAGAAACCAGGAccggagaaggagaagaaaaaggGAAAGGCCAAGGGTAAGAAATCGGCACCCCTCCCTACCTCCACCCCCACCGAGGTTTCCACCCCTATAGTCTCCACAACCTCGGTGGACACCCCTGTTAACACCCAACCCCCCACCCGCCCTTCCCCCGAGGTAGCACTAACAGTCCTTCCTCCAGCTACCTCGGTATTGTCTATGGAGgagttcccccccctcccttgtCGATCTCTTGTCTCCTCAGAGCCGCCCAAGCAGCCCAAGAAGAGGAAGGACAGGGAGGACTCAGATGACGACTCTTCCAAGAAGATCGCCATAGAGGCCTCAGAGGACGCCATCGAGGTGGACGTCCAGAGAGATCCTATCCCTGAGGTCACCGAACTGGAGAAGAGGGTCGACGAGCTGGTGGACGACTCCGCCACGGAGATGGACCCAGACATCGTCGCCGTCTTAGAGGGGGAAGGACCTCCCAGCCAGATGGCCCTAGTGATCAAGGATCTGGAGGAAGACATCTACGGAAGCGGCCTCAGCCTCGGGACACCGGAGTTGGGCCCAGACATCGATGATGGGAGCGGTAACTTGCATGTATCGTTCTGATTGTTAACTTAACCCTTTTACCTTTTCACTATGGCAGGAATTAACCTTCTTTCCATCAACGTGCgaagtgtgagagagaagaggagacgacAGACGACGCTTGCATTTTTTGCTGCTATCCCTAACATTAATGTTATTATGTTGCAGGAGTGTTCCCTTCCTTCTTCCAGGTCATACCATCACCTGTGCAGGGAGTGGAGCCACGGCCCGTCCTACTGGTTTGGTGGGGGCGACTGTAAGTCCGCAGGTATTGCTGTCCTCATTAGGGGGAACGCCTTCACTGTTGAATCCGTCCAGGAGCTCGTCGTTGGCCGTCTTGCGGTCATCGACGGCACCTGGGCGGGCGAGCCTCTCAGGCTCATCAACGTGTACGCTTCCCCCATGAAGGCCGAGCGACTGGAGCTTTTCCAGATCCTGCGCACTCAGCTCGTCACCACCAGAGCAGTGGTATTGGCCGGGGATTTCAACTGCCCTGTCGAAGCGGACGGACGAAGCTCCTCGACATCTGCGAAGCTGGACGTCACGTCAAAGCTACTGATCGAGATGGTGTCCGAAGCCTCTCTTCGGGACGCTGTGGGTTCCATGGGGCCGGCATCAGTTAATTATACCTGGTGCCGCCCGGATGGCTCGCAGCGCTCCAGGATTGACTTTGTGTTCACCTCTCGATCGGTCACCCAGGTAAGGCACTCTATGATCCCCTGCTTCTTCTCTGACCACAGGGGCATTCTCTTCGAGGGTACTCTGGGCCACGGTTTTCCTCCTGGCCCAGGTTCCTGGAAGTTGAACTGCGCACTGCTGGAAAATGAGGGGTCGCTGGCGGAGCTTAGAGATGCGTACTTGTGTTGGCGTAACGACCGCTTCTTTTTCAGGActgtttgggaatggtgggaaTATGTTAAACTCCAAATCCGTCATTTCTTCCAGGTCAAGGGACGCCAGCAGGCGTCACAGCGCAAGAGGGACCTCAAGGGGATGCAGCGTGAGCTCAACTCACTGATGGACCTCGATCGCTGCGGCTGGGACGTCAGGGACATGCTCGCTGAGGCCAAGAGGGACCTGAAAAGGCACTTCGAGGAGGAGGCCCAGCACGTCATCTTCCGTTCCAAAGTGGAGACACTGGAGAAGGGTGAGAAATGTAACTCGTTCTTTTTCAGGAAACTCCACGCCGGCCACACGCCTGTGACAGAGATGAAGGATGAGGACGGCAACATCCGGCGGGGGAAGCAGGAAGTGATGGGAGTCGTCCACGACTACTACCGCGACCTCTACTCCCAAAGGCCCATCGATGATGACGCCGCCGAGGAGTTCCTGTCAGGTATCACTAACACCCTTGATCCTGCAGGTGCCGAGGGGCTCGATGACCCTCTGACGGCGGAAGAGGTGCTCTCTGCCGCTAAATCCTTTAGGACCGGAAGGACCCCGGGCAGTGACGGTCTCCCAGCGGAGCTCTACGTAGCGCTGGGCGACCTCATTTGCCCGGACCTGAAGGACCTTTacgaggagatggtggtggagggTGCCATGCCGCCGTCGCTGAGGGAAGGTCTGGTCACGATCCTGTACAAGCGGAAGGGCGACAGGTGCGAGCTGAAGAATTGGCGACCCATCTCTCTCCTCAACGTGGACTACAAGATCCTGGCCAAGGTGCTGGCGACGAGACTGAAGGTTGTCATCGACAGGATCATCCACCCCGACCAAACCTGCGGCATTCCTGGCCGTAGGATTGCGGACAGCCTAGCCATGGTGAGAGACACATTGCACTACATCGGAGACCGCCGTGCACACGCGGCCCTGGTCAGTCTTGATCAGGAGAAGGCCTTCGATCGTGTCTCTCACGCCTTCATGGCTAAGGCTCTCCGCAGACTCGGTCTGGGTGCGGGGTTCTGTAAGTATGTCGACCTAATGTACTTTGACATTCACAGCTCGGTGATGGTGAACGGCTGGAAGACTGACCCCTTTCCGGTCCTCtccggggtcagacaaggctgcccTCTTTCACCCCTTCTTTTTGTTTGTGTTATAGAACTCTTCGCGGAGTCTATCCGGCAGAATGCAGGGATTAGAGGGATCACCGCACCGGGACCTGGCAACCACGTGGTCAAGTGCTCGCTGTACATGGACGACGTCACCGTCTTCTGTTCCGACAGATCATCGGTCTCAGCGCTCGTCCAGACCTGCGAGAAGTTCGGCCGGGCTTCGGGGGCAAAAGTCAACTGTGCCAAGTCAGAGGTCATGCTCTTCGGAGACTGGCGTCTGGCTTCATCCTCTCCCCTTCCTTTCACAGTGCAACCGGACTTCATCAAGATCCTGGGAGTCTGGTTCGGAAAGGAGGGAGCGGCCCTGAAGTCCTGGAACGAGCGTTTGGCCAAATGCAACCAGAGGATTGGACTGTGGAGCCTCAGACAGCTTTCGCTGGAAGGGAAGACACTGGTCCTGCGGAATGAGATCCTGCCTGTGCTCCTCTACACCGCGCAGGCCTGGCCACCTCTCAACACCGTGGTTAAAGCCATCTACAGGATCGTCTTCCACTTCATCTGGGGCTCCAAGATGGACAGGGTGAAGCGGGCCGTCATGTACAAGGATCCGTCCAAAGGAGGTAAGGGTGTCCCCGACATCCCCACTCTGTTGAGACTAACCTTTGTCTGTGATTGTGTCCGCAGAACCCTGAGGACTGGAACGGAATCGGCAGGCCGAGCCATGTCCCGCTTGTTCCTGTTACCCCTGTGGCGTCGCCTAGGATGGGACAAGTGGAACAGCTCTGTCCCTTACAACTGGACCGTCCCTTGGCACTACCAAGACGTCACCCGGTTCGTGAGGGAGCACCAGCTGGAGGAGCTCAAGCCTGACCTCTGGAAACCCAAGACCGTCCATAAGCTCATCCGAGCTAAGGACATCATGGAGGAGATCCCAGGGCTGCCGGCTGGAACTGCGGAGGTCGTTTGGAAGAACATCTCTTCGGCCCAGCTGACCAACGGGCACAAGGATATGTCGTGGATGGCCGTGCAGGGAGGTTTGGCGGTGAGGTCGTTCATGCATGCCCGCAACCTGAGCAAGACGCGCTACTGCCCCAGATGTCCCTTCAAAGAGGAGACCACCCACCATCTTTTCTGGGCCTGCCCGTTTGCTCAGGGCCTGTTGGATGCCCTGGAGGATGATTTGCAGGACTCGGTCCCCCGGAACCAGCTTTCTTACCATTCTGTTTTTTATGGACTCTTCCCGGGGACCCACCGAGAGACAGACTGCGAGAAGGCCTGGAGGATCCTCAACTGTTTCAAAGACGCTATCTGGTTCGCCAGAAACCGGCTTGTTCTCAGGAGGGAACAAGTCACCTTTCAGGACTGCTGCAGGCTCATCCACAGCTTGCTGCGGGACTACACCATCCTGGACAGCCTGAGAGGCGAAGACGAAGAAGAAGACTGAGAAGCCTTTTTCTTCGATTGTTTCCTCCATTTTGGGACTTTGCCATTTTTGTCTTTGCATTTGGTATAGTTGCATTGTCAGAGCTCTGAGCCAGtcttccctctctctcccccctcccttccctcccctccctcccccaagcTGGCTCGGGTGCTCAGGCAGTGCTATTGTGTTAGTTAGAATAGACATTGTGTTGCTCCCTCGTGTTTGTGTGTTCTTCAATAAAGCTTCGGGCACTGTGtttactcccctccccccctcctccacatgtcAGATAGCTAGTTGTTGAATGCATGCATGCTGTGGGGCTAGGAAGTACTGGTATGGGGTAGGACGAGGCAGAGCACTCAGGAGACTTCTTCTGGGTCTCTGCTTCGCCCTGCCCCATTAAGTATGGGAAaagtatttctatttatttatttatttatttgtgcaaGTATTGTAAGCTGTGTATCAAATGCGCTGCGACGCAGTACTTTGTAAATACTTTTGCTTGACGACTGATTGTGAATAAACGCATTTTCAATCAAAAAAATTTGTTATTTGAAGAACcttaataaaaacatttttaaaaagtcCAAAATGATTTCATATACAATACACACATCGACAACACAAAtaggtcaggagaggtgacaggtcctctgtaacaCTGACCTGTGTATATCCGTATAGACCAAGGATTTGTGCTGCTGGGACAGTGGTGGATGAGTGGTGGTCTCCAATAATACCAGCCAGCGGGCCACGTTCCTCACAGGAGTAGTTAGGTATCTCCTTATCTGGTCCAGACAGAAGATGTAAAATATATTTCACAGCAAATCTTACATCTAAACATGAGTCAAATATATGATATCCCAGTGTAATATTAGGTAAGATGTCCGGATTCTTGTTAATTGTATCAATAGCAAAAGCATAAACCATAGAATGTAGAACTCCCTGAAAGTATTGCCTGAAAAGAGAAAAGGGCATCAAATATAATTCCTTGTTCTCATTCTCTGCATCTAGATATACTGGGATGGGCGTAGCAGTGAATAACCCTCTTCATCTGCTGTGGAATAAACAGTATGGAGAGAAGTATATGGAGAGAAGTATTAgtctccagtagagatgagcgaccaccgttcgatcgaataggtatatATCAGGTAATATCAGGGTGTTCGAGGTATTTGTTCCcattcgaataccacgcggcatactctgcataactgtgcagggaaggtgggacaggaactacgacaatgtaggcattgaaaaaaatggaaaaaaaaaacattggctgctgaaaacgtgatctcccatttataagaatagccagcgccatcttcgtgacATTTGCGGTGAGAAATAGGAAGAGAGAGAGACTTGCTGAGGGATAGAGAGGATTaccttctagtaggcagggaaaaatggaagaaaatcaacaactcttttcagagctatatactgcaaggAGAGGAGTcaagctttccacggacggtgtgtcccccaaaacagggatacagagcagttagtgcctgctatatacgtccAACCCAGCATTTCAAGGGGTGACCCccaacaaaatagcaggaatacagagcagttagtgcctgctatatacatCCAACCCAGCTTTTAAAGGGGtgaccccccacaaaatagcaggaatacagagacgttagtgcctgctatatacgtccaacccagcttttcaagaggtgaccccccacaaaatagcaggaatacagagcagttagtgcctgctatatacgtgcaaaccagcttttctcggtgtatagaccataaaaagggcattagtatacatcaaaaaatgcgtagggctagcgcaaggggatgaggacggggacaaggacgggggcgtggaaatgcagatgtggagcaaggttgcgctcaaccatcAGCATCTACTGCGCCTACTGCTCTGCAGCAGCAAGCATTGctcttccccacagtccccggcttgatggccacattaagtagagtgcagggtacaaccctaaccaggccc carries:
- the LOC142196598 gene encoding uncharacterized protein LOC142196598, which translates into the protein MKQTVVLKLREVDGRLPDLSEEVFCRTMPADQGFSPCQTLSVQSFVTGLFYVTFASMEICRRYWEAVKSAAPGSPFKAFLGSCPVQMDERRVTVTMRNPHTPPGDIARFLARFCTVLRDPTRILNKTGYWTGKWSVVVKLRRDGEVRHLPQTFSLGNSSGLIWYPDLPKACRRCGKEGHQVKDCKADACRMCRVEGHATKDCPTAKTCNLCGMADHVYKACKMRTRSWASVAKEPPSTVVSAGAKAGPAKASKAPAGNAKAPAARAGPSGTQARAQAATKEKKPGPEKEKKKGKAKGKKSAPLPTSTPTEVSTPIVSTTSVDTPVNTQPPTRPSPEVALTVLPPATSVLSMEEFPPLPCRSLVSSEPPKQPKKRKDREDSDDDSSKKIAIEASEDAIEVDVQRDPIPEVTELEKRVDELVDDSATEMDPDIVAVLEGEGPPSQMALVIKDLEEDIYGSGLSLGTPELGPDIDDGSGNLHVSF